In a genomic window of Muntiacus reevesi chromosome 1, mMunRee1.1, whole genome shotgun sequence:
- the CAPZA3 gene encoding F-actin-capping protein subunit alpha-3, with the protein MSRSTLSRKEKEKVIRRLLIQAPPGEFVNAFDDLCLLIRDEKLMHHQGECAGHQHCQKYSVPLSIDGNAVLLSHHNVVGDYRFFDYQSKLSFKFDLLQNQLKDIQSHGIIRNETEYLRTVVLCALKLYVNDHYPKGNCNVLRKTVKSKEFLIACIEDHSYETADYWNGLWKSKWIFQVNPFLTQVTGRIFVQAHYFRCVNLHVEISKDLKESLEVVNQAQLALSFARLVEEQENKFQTSLLEELQELSNEALRRILRRDLPVTRTHIDWQRILSDLNLVMYPKLGYVIYSRSVLCNWII; encoded by the coding sequence ATGTCACGTAGCACTCTGagtaggaaagagaaagaaaaagtaattcgCAGACTATTGATACAGGCTCCTCCAGGGGAATTTGTAAATGCCTTTGATGATCTCTGTCTGCTTATCCGTGATGAAAAACTCATGCACCATCAAGGGGAGTGTGCGGGCCACCAACACTGCCAAAAATATTCTGTCCCACTCAGCATTGATGGGAATGCTGTCCTCCTGTCTCACCACAATGTCGTGGGCGACTACAGGTTTTTTGACTATCAGAGCAAACTTTCTTTCAAATTTGACCTGCTTCAAAACCAGTTAAAGGACATCCAGAGTCATGGAATCATCCGGAATGAGACGGAGTACCTGAGGACTGTAGTTCTGTGCGCCTTGAAGCTGTACGTGAACGACCACTACCCGAAGGGCAACTGCAACGTGCTGAGAAAAACAGTGAAAAGTAAGGAGTTCTTGATCGCCTGTATTGAAGACCACAGCTATGAAACAGCAGACTACTGGAATGGCCTTTGGAAATCAAAATGGATTTTCCAAGTCAATCCATTCCTAACCCAGGTAACAGGGAGAATTTTTGTGCAAGCTCACTACTTCAGGTGTGTCAACCTACATGTCGAAATCTCCAAGGACCTGAAAGAAAGCTTGGAGGTGGTGAACCAAGCTCAACTGGCTCTAAGTTTCGCAAGGCTTGTGGAAGAGcaagagaataaatttcaaaCTTCACTGTTAGAAGAACTACAGGAGTTATCGAATGAAGCTCTGAGAAGAATTCTGCGAAGAGATCTTCCAGTGACCCGTACTCACATTGACTGGCAGAGGATTCTCTCTGACTTGAATCTGGTGATGTATCCTAAATTAGGGTATGTCATTTATTCAAGAAGTGTGCTATGCAACTGGATAATATAA